A single window of Luteipulveratus halotolerans DNA harbors:
- a CDS encoding TIGR03086 family metal-binding protein codes for MPTTSTPTIPDLRPQLRGALAQVDRLMQVASTDQAHRPTPCADFDVKTLIEHLQGVVRRLATILSGEHFSTAPPQVASTDWAGDWRAGVTALEPLLADDANLDRSVEVPWGRTTGRGAIASYVGEITVHSWDLAAAIGRTDDLDPELATTARQSYVAILPEQPRGGAIPFGPVVPVSEDAGAYERLVAWTGRDPHWS; via the coding sequence ATGCCCACCACCTCCACACCGACGATCCCCGACCTGCGTCCGCAGCTGCGCGGCGCCCTCGCCCAGGTCGACCGACTCATGCAGGTCGCCTCCACCGACCAGGCTCACCGGCCGACGCCGTGCGCCGACTTCGACGTCAAGACCCTGATCGAGCACCTGCAGGGCGTCGTACGCCGACTGGCGACGATCCTGTCGGGCGAGCACTTCTCGACGGCCCCGCCTCAGGTCGCCTCGACCGACTGGGCAGGCGACTGGAGAGCCGGGGTCACCGCGCTCGAGCCGCTGCTCGCGGACGACGCGAACCTCGACCGCTCCGTCGAGGTGCCGTGGGGACGCACCACCGGGCGCGGCGCGATCGCGTCGTACGTCGGCGAGATCACGGTGCACTCCTGGGACCTGGCCGCGGCGATCGGCCGCACCGACGACCTCGACCCCGAGCTCGCGACGACCGCTCGACAGTCGTACGTCGCCATCCTCCCGGAGCAGCCCCGCGGTGGCGCGATCCCGTTCGGACCCGTCGTCCCCGTGAGCGAGGACGCGGGCGCGTACGAGCGGCTGGTCGCCTGGACCGGTCGCGACCCCCACTGGTCCTGA
- a CDS encoding helix-turn-helix transcriptional regulator, whose amino-acid sequence MRADRLLRLLMLLQRHGRATAPWLAQELEVSTRTVLRDMDALSAAGVPVYTEQGRGGGCVLLEGFTTQASGLTPTEAQALFSWAARETAGDLGLGADLTSALAKIAATAPAQAVQQAEAFGDVVLADRRRWFAAVDDVAWLPALREAATAGRRVRISYASAESTSPSVRTVHPVGIVDHSGRWYLVAEHRRQQRTYRVSRVQDVQVLAEPVDLADPRPLSEVWDDLRRRFEGGAAPTRVTVSVDPDAEGELWRLLSMQLAPGSQIEVRNGGGDRAVWSLQARLPSVVASTAVLKAREMTLLEPQWLRDEVAAGAERALATYGRPPEPPGAMRQDEQHA is encoded by the coding sequence ATGCGCGCTGATCGCCTCCTGAGACTGCTGATGCTCCTGCAGCGGCACGGCAGAGCGACCGCGCCGTGGCTGGCTCAGGAGCTCGAGGTCAGCACCCGCACCGTGCTGCGCGACATGGACGCGTTGTCCGCGGCGGGCGTGCCGGTCTACACCGAGCAGGGGAGGGGAGGCGGCTGTGTCCTGCTCGAGGGGTTCACGACGCAGGCCTCGGGCCTGACGCCGACCGAGGCACAGGCGTTGTTCTCCTGGGCGGCGCGTGAGACGGCCGGCGACCTCGGGCTCGGCGCCGATCTCACCTCCGCGCTCGCCAAGATCGCCGCGACGGCTCCCGCTCAGGCGGTGCAGCAGGCCGAGGCGTTCGGCGATGTGGTGCTCGCCGACCGGCGGCGCTGGTTCGCTGCGGTTGACGACGTCGCCTGGTTGCCGGCACTGCGTGAGGCGGCCACGGCTGGTCGACGCGTACGCATCTCGTACGCGTCCGCGGAGTCGACGAGTCCGTCGGTCCGTACCGTGCACCCGGTCGGGATCGTCGACCACTCCGGACGTTGGTACCTCGTCGCGGAGCACCGTCGGCAGCAGCGCACCTACCGGGTGTCGCGCGTGCAGGACGTGCAGGTGCTGGCCGAGCCCGTCGACCTCGCCGACCCACGGCCGCTCTCCGAGGTCTGGGACGACCTGCGGCGCCGGTTCGAGGGCGGCGCCGCGCCGACGCGCGTCACCGTGTCGGTCGACCCGGACGCCGAGGGTGAGCTGTGGCGACTGCTCAGCATGCAGCTCGCGCCGGGCTCGCAGATCGAGGTGCGCAACGGCGGGGGAGACCGCGCGGTCTGGTCGTTGCAGGCACGTCTGCCGTCCGTCGTGGCGTCGACGGCCGTGCTGAAGGCCCGCGAGATGACTCTGCTCGAGCCCCAGTGGCTGCGTGACGAGGTGGCGGCCGGAGCCGAGCGAGCGCTCGCGACCTACGGACGGCCTCCCGAGCCGCCCGGTGCGATGCGACAGGATGAGCAGCATGCCTGA
- the dapE gene encoding succinyl-diaminopimelate desuccinylase codes for MPELDLNSDVVTLTAAVCDIESVSHHESDLADAVEAALRALPHLEVVRDGNAVIARTDLGRAERVVLAGHLDTVPLTDPPNLPVRRENGMLVGRGTTDMKGGVAVQLRLAATLTEPTRDVTYVFYDAEEVEDVHNGLRRLGETRPELLGADFAVLLEPTDGGIEGGCKGTLRVDVRAEGVAAHSARPWNGRNAIHAAGDILARLSAYETRTARVDGLDYHEALNAVGISGGIAGNVIPDACTVTVNYRFAPDRSGEEALAHVREVFEGYDVVLGDTADGARPGLDRPAAQAFVAALGLPVTAKEGWTDVARFSTLGVPAVNFGPGDPNLAHTDDERCAEQQIIDAEAALRRWLDGDH; via the coding sequence ATGCCTGAGCTGGACCTGAACTCCGACGTCGTCACCCTCACCGCCGCGGTCTGCGACATCGAGTCGGTGAGTCATCACGAGAGCGACCTGGCCGACGCGGTCGAGGCGGCCCTGCGCGCGCTGCCTCATCTGGAGGTCGTCCGTGACGGCAACGCCGTGATCGCGCGCACCGACCTCGGCCGTGCCGAGCGGGTGGTGCTCGCGGGACACCTCGACACGGTGCCGCTCACCGACCCGCCCAACCTGCCCGTACGACGTGAGAACGGCATGCTCGTCGGCCGCGGGACGACCGACATGAAGGGTGGCGTCGCGGTCCAGCTCAGGCTCGCCGCGACCCTGACCGAGCCGACGCGTGATGTGACCTACGTGTTCTACGACGCCGAGGAGGTCGAGGACGTCCACAACGGTCTGCGCCGGCTGGGCGAGACCCGACCCGAGCTGCTCGGGGCCGACTTCGCGGTGCTCCTCGAACCCACCGACGGCGGAATCGAGGGCGGCTGCAAGGGCACGCTGCGGGTCGACGTGCGCGCCGAGGGTGTGGCCGCGCACTCCGCCCGGCCGTGGAACGGCCGCAACGCCATCCACGCCGCGGGCGACATCCTGGCCCGGCTGTCGGCGTACGAGACCCGCACCGCCCGCGTCGACGGGCTCGACTACCACGAGGCGCTCAACGCCGTCGGCATCAGCGGCGGCATCGCCGGCAACGTCATCCCCGACGCGTGCACGGTCACCGTCAACTACCGGTTCGCCCCCGACCGCTCGGGCGAGGAGGCGCTCGCGCACGTCCGCGAGGTGTTCGAGGGGTACGACGTCGTGCTCGGCGACACCGCCGACGGCGCCCGACCGGGTCTCGACCGCCCCGCCGCGCAGGCGTTCGTCGCAGCGCTCGGCCTGCCGGTCACGGCGAAGGAAGGGTGGACGGACGTCGCCCGCTTCTCGACGCTCGGTGTCCCGGCGGTGAACTTCGGGCCAGGAGATCCCAACCTCGCCCACACCGACGACGAGCGCTGCGCCGAGCAGCAGATCATCGACGCCGAGGCGGCGCTGCGGCGCTGGCTCGACGGCGACCACTGA
- a CDS encoding LOG family protein — MTTREYRKGATTLRGDRVPGTTTDARLLDNAESSDWLHTDPWRVLRIQSEFVEGFGALAELGPAISVFGSARTPVDSPYYALGEQVGRLIAEAGYAVITGGGPGAMEAANKGAMAAGGTSVGLGIELPFENGLNPYVDLGVNFRYFFARKTMFVKYAEGYVVLPGGFGTLDELFEAITLVQTQKVTSFPVVLLGSDFWTPMIDWLRGSLLAHGMISEADVERLHVVDDPREAVDLIVSSNDERRAAAGRPE, encoded by the coding sequence ATGACCACCCGCGAGTACCGCAAGGGCGCGACCACACTGCGCGGAGACCGCGTGCCGGGCACCACCACCGACGCGCGACTGCTCGACAACGCCGAGTCCTCCGACTGGCTGCACACCGACCCGTGGCGGGTGCTGCGCATCCAGAGCGAGTTCGTCGAGGGGTTCGGCGCGCTCGCCGAGCTCGGCCCGGCGATCAGCGTCTTCGGCTCCGCCCGGACGCCGGTCGACTCGCCGTACTACGCGCTCGGTGAGCAGGTCGGCCGGCTGATCGCCGAGGCGGGGTACGCCGTCATCACCGGAGGCGGTCCGGGCGCGATGGAGGCGGCCAACAAGGGCGCCATGGCGGCGGGCGGCACCAGCGTCGGGCTGGGCATCGAGCTGCCCTTCGAGAACGGCCTCAACCCCTACGTCGACCTCGGCGTCAACTTCCGCTACTTCTTCGCGCGCAAGACGATGTTCGTCAAGTACGCCGAGGGCTATGTCGTGCTGCCCGGCGGGTTCGGCACGCTCGACGAGCTGTTCGAGGCGATCACCCTCGTGCAGACCCAGAAGGTCACGAGCTTTCCGGTGGTCCTGCTCGGCAGCGACTTCTGGACGCCGATGATCGACTGGCTGCGCGGCAGCCTGCTCGCGCACGGGATGATCAGCGAGGCCGACGTCGAGCGGCTCCACGTCGTGGACGACCCTCGAGAGGCGGTCGACCTGATCGTGTCGTCCAACGACGAGCGACGTGCGGCCGCAGGTCGCCCCGAATGA
- a CDS encoding DivIVA domain-containing protein, which produces MIVVLLALLLIVIGLATGVVIGRIPVTGMDDATTTTPFEPLPAGPITDADLDELRFDQTLRGYRMTQVDGVIDRLRDELLSRDREIEQLRSEVDGRTRSLSTD; this is translated from the coding sequence GTGATCGTCGTCCTCCTCGCGCTCCTGCTGATCGTGATCGGCCTGGCCACAGGCGTCGTCATCGGCCGTATCCCGGTGACCGGCATGGACGACGCCACGACGACCACGCCCTTCGAGCCGCTGCCGGCGGGGCCGATCACCGACGCCGACCTCGACGAGCTCCGTTTCGACCAGACCCTGCGGGGCTACCGCATGACCCAGGTCGACGGCGTCATCGACCGCCTCCGCGACGAGCTGCTGTCGCGCGACCGCGAGATCGAGCAGCTGCGCTCCGAGGTCGACGGGCGCACGCGCTCGCTGTCGACCGACTGA
- a CDS encoding SRPBCC family protein codes for MPVQIVRTSPVAAERLWEVFVDWPRHGAYVPLSRLEVTGRPGVGQVVDAITRLGPLEVHDTMRVDIWQPPSRERPGVALLTKTGRVLSGFGRLEITATGAGSRVQWDEDVRPRPAWLGRLTAPVATVPTRMLFARVVDGLVREAEQSR; via the coding sequence GTGCCGGTCCAGATCGTCCGCACCAGTCCCGTGGCCGCCGAGCGGCTGTGGGAGGTCTTCGTCGACTGGCCTCGCCACGGCGCGTACGTCCCCCTCAGCCGCCTCGAGGTCACCGGGCGGCCGGGCGTGGGTCAGGTGGTCGACGCGATCACCCGGCTCGGCCCGCTCGAGGTGCACGACACCATGCGTGTCGACATCTGGCAGCCTCCGTCGCGCGAACGCCCGGGCGTCGCGCTGCTCACCAAGACCGGCCGTGTCCTGAGCGGGTTCGGGCGGCTGGAGATCACGGCGACCGGAGCCGGCTCACGAGTGCAGTGGGACGAGGACGTCCGACCGCGGCCGGCCTGGCTCGGACGCCTGACCGCACCGGTGGCGACCGTGCCCACCCGGATGCTCTTCGCGCGCGTGGTCGACGGTCTCGTCCGAGAAGCCGAGCAGAGCCGATGA
- a CDS encoding DNA-3-methyladenine glycosylase I yields the protein MTSADGIVIGPDGRPRCAWAGSTPDYLVYHDEEWGRPVHGESALYERLTLEAFQSGLSWITILRKRPAFRAAFSDFDADTVARYGAGDVERLMNDAGIVRNRRKIEAAITNARAVVRLRDEGGLDAVFWSHRPAVHHPPRTLADAVATTPESVAVAKTLKKAGFAHVGPTTMYAAMQACGVVDDHLLGCFLGAGD from the coding sequence ATGACGTCCGCAGACGGCATCGTGATCGGCCCTGACGGGCGGCCCCGCTGCGCCTGGGCCGGCTCCACGCCCGACTACCTCGTCTACCACGACGAGGAGTGGGGCCGTCCGGTCCACGGTGAGTCCGCTCTGTACGAACGCCTGACCCTCGAGGCGTTCCAGTCCGGGCTGTCCTGGATCACGATCCTGCGCAAGCGCCCGGCCTTCCGGGCGGCGTTCTCCGACTTCGACGCCGACACCGTCGCCCGCTATGGCGCGGGCGACGTCGAGCGGCTCATGAACGACGCAGGCATCGTCCGCAACCGACGCAAGATCGAGGCGGCGATCACCAACGCGCGCGCCGTCGTACGCCTGCGTGACGAGGGTGGTCTGGACGCGGTGTTCTGGTCCCACCGTCCGGCTGTGCACCACCCGCCGCGTACGCTCGCCGACGCAGTGGCGACCACACCTGAGTCGGTCGCTGTGGCCAAGACCTTGAAGAAGGCGGGTTTCGCGCACGTGGGGCCCACGACGATGTACGCCGCGATGCAGGCCTGCGGGGTGGTCGACGACCACCTGCTCGGCTGCTTCCTCGGTGCGGGGGACTGA
- a CDS encoding enoyl-CoA hydratase/isomerase family protein yields the protein MSDAPVLVTRDGGVATVRLNRPDAMNSLDVATKESLLAALQQVADDAEVRVVVLTGSGRAFCVGQDLKEHVGLLKSGSEALFATVPEHYNPIVTLVAEMNKPVIAAVNGVAAGAGASLAFASDLRIVADTAGFNMAFTGIALSCDTGASWTLPRLIGTAKAKELLLMPRTVKADEALSLGLATRVVPADELDAAVAELAATLAAGPTVAYGSVRRAVDHSASHDLEQSLAYEGELMTLTGKTQDHADAVDAFLAKEKPTFHGR from the coding sequence ATGTCCGATGCGCCCGTGCTCGTGACCCGCGACGGCGGCGTCGCCACCGTCCGGCTCAACCGCCCCGACGCGATGAACTCGCTCGACGTCGCCACCAAGGAGTCGCTGCTCGCCGCGCTGCAGCAGGTCGCTGACGACGCGGAGGTACGGGTGGTCGTCCTCACCGGGTCGGGGCGGGCGTTCTGCGTCGGCCAGGACCTGAAGGAGCACGTCGGGCTGCTCAAGTCCGGCTCGGAGGCGTTGTTCGCGACCGTTCCCGAGCACTACAACCCGATCGTCACGCTGGTCGCGGAGATGAACAAGCCGGTCATCGCCGCGGTCAACGGCGTCGCGGCCGGTGCGGGCGCTTCTCTCGCGTTCGCGTCCGACCTGCGGATCGTGGCCGACACGGCCGGCTTCAACATGGCGTTCACGGGCATCGCACTGTCGTGCGACACCGGCGCCTCGTGGACCCTCCCCCGCCTGATCGGCACCGCGAAGGCCAAGGAGCTGCTGCTCATGCCTCGCACGGTCAAGGCCGACGAGGCGCTCTCCTTGGGGCTGGCCACGCGCGTCGTGCCGGCGGACGAGCTCGATGCTGCCGTGGCCGAGCTCGCCGCGACGTTGGCGGCCGGCCCGACGGTGGCGTACGGCTCGGTGCGCCGCGCCGTCGACCACTCCGCCTCGCACGACCTCGAGCAGTCCTTGGCGTACGAGGGTGAGTTGATGACGCTCACCGGCAAGACCCAGGACCACGCCGACGCCGTCGACGCCTTCCTCGCCAAGGAGAAGCCGACCTTCCACGGCCGGTAG
- a CDS encoding PaaX family transcriptional regulator gives MHARSAVFDLYGDHLAERGGWAPIAAVVRLLAAVDVAAPAVRTAVSRLSREDWLEPQERDGVRGYATTPRAQRRLRSAWDRIYRTAPAPWDGSWHVVVVEHVADRSRRDRITASLGYLGYARMATDTWVGPRRSDELDTALEGQRTRSFSGRLDGDGAALARDLWDLRGLSRAYDGFLRSAERLTGRVDDLVRQPEEAFAVRTTLVHEWRKFLFDDPGLPPEVLPDDWAGHAAAERFDELTRALRPAASAYVDACLVGDPDTVQQTPAALQSSD, from the coding sequence ATGCACGCCCGCTCCGCCGTGTTCGACCTGTACGGCGATCACCTCGCCGAACGCGGCGGCTGGGCTCCCATCGCCGCCGTCGTACGCCTGCTCGCGGCTGTCGACGTCGCCGCTCCGGCCGTGCGCACCGCGGTCTCGCGGCTCTCGCGCGAGGACTGGCTGGAGCCCCAGGAGCGCGACGGAGTTCGCGGATACGCCACCACACCCCGCGCTCAGCGCCGTCTGCGCTCGGCCTGGGACCGCATCTACCGCACCGCTCCCGCACCGTGGGACGGCTCGTGGCACGTCGTCGTGGTCGAGCACGTCGCCGACCGCAGCCGCCGCGACCGCATCACCGCCTCGCTCGGCTATCTCGGCTACGCCCGGATGGCGACCGACACCTGGGTCGGGCCACGCCGCAGCGATGAGCTCGACACCGCCCTCGAGGGGCAGCGCACCCGCAGCTTCTCCGGTCGGCTCGACGGCGACGGCGCCGCACTGGCCCGTGACCTGTGGGACCTGCGGGGGCTGTCGCGGGCGTACGACGGGTTCCTGCGCTCGGCCGAACGGCTCACCGGCCGCGTCGACGACCTCGTGCGACAGCCGGAGGAAGCCTTCGCCGTACGCACCACCTTGGTCCATGAGTGGCGCAAGTTCCTGTTCGACGACCCCGGCCTGCCACCGGAGGTGCTACCGGACGACTGGGCCGGGCACGCGGCGGCCGAGAGGTTCGACGAGCTGACGCGCGCGCTGCGCCCGGCGGCGTCGGCGTACGTCGACGCGTGTCTCGTCGGCGACCCCGACACCGTCCAGCAGACACCCGCAGCCCTACAGTCGTCCGACTGA
- a CDS encoding DUF3117 domain-containing protein produces the protein MAAMKPRTGDGPLEVTKEGRSILLRMPLEGGGRLVVEMNAEEAAALGEAIKGCIG, from the coding sequence ATGGCGGCGATGAAGCCCAGGACCGGTGACGGTCCCCTCGAGGTCACCAAGGAGGGCCGCAGCATCCTGCTGCGCATGCCCCTCGAAGGTGGCGGGCGACTGGTGGTCGAGATGAACGCCGAAGAGGCCGCCGCGCTCGGTGAGGCCATCAAGGGCTGCATCGGCTGA
- a CDS encoding glucose-1-phosphate adenylyltransferase family protein — protein MTVSRCLAVVQAGGQGSRMEVLTHRRAKPALPFAGTYQLIDFPLSNLHHSGVDDVWLCLQYEAGSLDDLVANGRPWDLDRTRGGLRLVFPQESRDSAEEDGFATGNADQLFRIRDQIRRADVDVVLVMSADHVYELDYTEVLATHRASNAECTIVTTTCSRSEASAHATVEADDAGRVTDFAYKPDDPRTSVIATEVFAYDARLLVEGLEELQRRTTHEAEEGDTGLGDFGEHLVPWFVDRGRTVAHAMAGYWMDVGRPETYLQAHRDLIAGKVDVFRSDRPVLTQQPQRPPARVVEGAQVVDSLVSNGARVEGTVRRSVLGPGVVVERGAEVTDSIVFQDTVIRAGAQVSWTIVDEHVTVGRSARVGGRPRTRPVPTDRITLIGARSRVAAGHTVSGGARVEPDRRV, from the coding sequence ATGACCGTGTCGCGATGCCTCGCCGTGGTCCAGGCCGGAGGCCAGGGATCACGCATGGAGGTCCTCACCCACCGCCGGGCCAAGCCAGCACTGCCGTTCGCCGGGACCTACCAGCTGATCGACTTCCCCTTGTCCAACCTGCACCACAGCGGCGTCGACGACGTGTGGCTGTGCCTGCAGTACGAAGCCGGCTCGCTCGACGACCTCGTCGCCAACGGCCGCCCCTGGGACCTGGACCGCACCCGAGGAGGGCTGCGCCTGGTCTTCCCGCAGGAGTCGCGGGACTCCGCCGAGGAGGACGGGTTCGCGACGGGCAACGCCGATCAGCTCTTCCGCATCCGCGATCAGATCCGGCGGGCGGACGTCGACGTCGTGCTGGTGATGAGTGCCGACCACGTCTACGAGCTCGACTACACCGAGGTGCTCGCGACGCACCGGGCCTCCAACGCGGAGTGCACGATCGTGACGACGACCTGCAGCCGGTCCGAGGCGTCCGCGCACGCGACCGTCGAGGCCGACGACGCAGGCCGCGTCACCGACTTCGCTTACAAACCCGACGATCCCCGGACCTCGGTCATCGCCACGGAGGTGTTCGCGTACGACGCGCGCCTGCTCGTCGAGGGTCTCGAAGAGCTGCAGCGCAGGACCACCCACGAGGCGGAGGAGGGCGACACCGGCCTGGGCGACTTCGGTGAGCACCTCGTGCCATGGTTCGTCGACCGTGGACGCACCGTCGCGCACGCGATGGCGGGCTACTGGATGGACGTGGGACGGCCCGAGACCTATCTGCAGGCCCACCGAGACCTCATCGCGGGCAAGGTCGACGTGTTCAGGTCCGACCGCCCCGTGCTCACCCAGCAGCCGCAACGACCGCCGGCGCGGGTGGTCGAGGGCGCCCAGGTCGTCGACAGCCTCGTCAGCAACGGCGCACGCGTGGAGGGGACCGTGCGCCGCAGCGTCCTCGGTCCGGGTGTGGTCGTGGAGCGCGGTGCGGAGGTCACCGACTCGATCGTGTTCCAGGACACCGTGATTCGTGCCGGTGCACAGGTCTCGTGGACGATCGTCGACGAGCACGTCACCGTCGGGCGCAGCGCCCGTGTCGGTGGTCGCCCGCGGACCCGGCCGGTGCCGACGGACCGGATCACGTTGATCGGTGCGCGTTCTCGGGTCGCGGCCGGGCACACCGTGAGCGGCGGTGCGCGCGTCGAGCCGGACCGGCGGGTCTAG
- a CDS encoding O-methyltransferase, translated as MSTMKPATWAYAEEFPHEPEVIEAARRRGSELGCPPVSPGTGAALSMLAAAVAARAVVEIGTGAGTSGLWLLRGMPADGVLTTIDIEPENQRAAKQAYAAAGVASQRTRTISGSALDVLPRLADNAYDLVLVDGHKPEYPRYVEQAIRLLRPGGVMAIDNMLWHDRVADPAVRDETTVVLRDLGKQLRDDETLTVALLPVGDGLLTAVKR; from the coding sequence ATGAGCACCATGAAGCCTGCAACGTGGGCCTACGCCGAGGAGTTCCCCCACGAGCCGGAGGTCATCGAGGCGGCTCGTCGGCGCGGCAGCGAGCTCGGCTGCCCGCCCGTGTCTCCCGGCACCGGTGCTGCGCTGTCGATGCTCGCGGCTGCCGTGGCGGCGCGCGCCGTGGTCGAGATCGGCACCGGCGCAGGCACCTCCGGCCTGTGGTTGCTGCGCGGCATGCCGGCCGACGGGGTGCTCACCACGATCGACATCGAGCCCGAGAACCAGCGTGCGGCCAAGCAGGCGTACGCCGCCGCCGGCGTCGCCTCGCAGCGCACCCGCACGATCTCCGGCAGCGCCCTGGACGTGCTCCCTCGCCTCGCGGACAACGCCTACGACCTCGTCCTGGTGGACGGGCACAAGCCGGAGTACCCGCGCTACGTCGAGCAGGCGATCCGACTCCTGCGTCCGGGCGGCGTCATGGCCATCGACAACATGCTCTGGCACGACCGGGTCGCCGATCCAGCGGTGCGCGACGAGACCACGGTCGTGCTGCGTGACCTCGGCAAGCAGCTGCGTGACGACGAGACGCTCACGGTCGCGCTCCTGCCCGTCGGCGACGGACTCCTGACCGCCGTCAAGCGCTAG
- the sigE gene encoding RNA polymerase sigma factor SigE, whose translation MSSSSATQAAPVRPTRTEVPDQAPPGWEPPTWEEIVTEHSARVYRLAYRLTGNVHDAEDLTHDVFVRVFRSLHSYRPGTFEGWLHRITTNVFLDKMRRKQRIRFDALADDAAARLPSREAGPEQQYADTHFDDDVQRALDALAPEFRAAVVLCDIEGLSYDEIATTLGIKLGTVRSRIHRGRAQLREALAHRAPAPRPTRTPVSSGPSLTSGRVIPGAG comes from the coding sequence ATGTCCAGCAGCAGCGCCACACAGGCTGCGCCCGTGCGACCGACCCGCACCGAGGTGCCCGACCAGGCCCCGCCCGGGTGGGAGCCGCCGACCTGGGAAGAGATCGTCACCGAGCACTCCGCTCGCGTGTACCGCCTCGCCTACCGGTTGACCGGCAACGTCCACGACGCCGAAGATCTCACCCACGACGTCTTCGTGCGGGTCTTCCGCTCCTTGCACTCCTACCGGCCGGGCACCTTCGAGGGCTGGTTGCACCGCATCACCACCAACGTCTTCCTCGACAAGATGCGTCGCAAGCAGCGCATCCGGTTCGACGCGCTCGCCGACGACGCCGCTGCGCGGCTGCCCAGCCGTGAGGCCGGCCCCGAGCAGCAGTACGCCGACACCCACTTCGACGACGACGTGCAGCGTGCGCTGGACGCTCTTGCACCGGAGTTCCGGGCCGCCGTCGTCCTGTGCGACATCGAGGGGCTGTCCTACGACGAGATCGCGACCACGCTCGGCATCAAGCTCGGCACGGTGCGTTCGCGGATCCACCGTGGCCGCGCCCAGCTGCGTGAGGCCCTGGCGCACCGGGCTCCGGCACCGCGTCCCACGCGCACCCCGGTGAGCTCGGGGCCGTCCCTCACTTCAGGACGCGTGATTCCTGGGGCAGGATGA
- a CDS encoding anti-sigma factor family protein has protein sequence MRAHHLGEAVHDYVDGLLDAERTLRVERHLLVCTMCRAQVEQERRLVESLRAFRPDPRRQQDLMAGLLGLADEAPIPPAPAPRRTPSLVMCDAPPQYESVRQHPMLLALVAVAGCVGVSLVVVSLPSRAASTGGVNMPASVRLTTSPGADTAPAGGVVPAAVARAERDADDAVQIPDPRALHVRASVRVP, from the coding sequence GTGCGCGCTCATCACCTCGGCGAGGCGGTCCACGACTACGTGGACGGCCTGCTCGACGCTGAGCGGACGCTGCGCGTCGAGCGTCATCTGCTGGTGTGCACGATGTGCCGCGCACAGGTCGAGCAGGAACGACGACTGGTCGAGAGCCTGCGGGCGTTCCGACCCGACCCGCGTCGGCAGCAGGACCTGATGGCCGGTCTGCTCGGCCTGGCCGACGAGGCGCCCATCCCTCCTGCACCGGCCCCGCGCCGTACGCCGTCACTCGTGATGTGCGACGCGCCCCCGCAGTACGAGTCGGTCCGGCAGCACCCGATGCTCCTGGCGCTGGTCGCCGTGGCCGGCTGTGTCGGGGTGTCACTGGTCGTGGTCAGCCTTCCGTCGCGCGCGGCGAGCACAGGCGGAGTCAACATGCCCGCGAGCGTGCGGCTCACGACCTCCCCGGGCGCAGACACAGCGCCGGCAGGCGGGGTCGTGCCCGCCGCCGTGGCGCGTGCCGAACGCGACGCCGACGACGCCGTGCAGATCCCGGACCCCCGTGCGCTCCACGTCCGGGCGTCGGTCCGGGTGCCGTGA